In Trichomycterus rosablanca isolate fTriRos1 chromosome 20, fTriRos1.hap1, whole genome shotgun sequence, one DNA window encodes the following:
- the tnfrsf19 gene encoding tumor necrosis factor receptor superfamily member 19, whose product MAPVSWLTWYSLLKILFLHTLLVAIMAEERRECREQEYKDKFGNCIACRQCDAGQELSKECGFGYGEDAYCVPCRASRFKEDQSLQKCKPCLDCTLLNRFQKVNCSSTSNAVCGECLPGFYRKTKLSGFQDMECIPCGDPPPPYEPHCSGRVNLVPIPSTVTSPRDMALAAVICSALATVLLALFILCVIYCKRQLLEKKPESLRSQDGPFTGSELSCLDQRPVLEFQRPCCHCQHIPGQTCAPVHLIPSRFCDDTCSRGHGHKTSPFQSQFSLNERPVAESAWSSSCDLGHPAEPLPVEFSEVLPLMESPVEQRRFGSQPCNSCSEEDDDRKLDKEEPNFGLQQAHCRDSAETLQDMGNMSDTLLRPHQHVSTIEG is encoded by the exons GTTGCTATTATGGCTGAGGAGAGAAGAGAATGCAGAGAGCAGGAATATAAGGACAAGTTTGGAAACTGCATCGCTTGCaggcagtgtgatgctggaCAAGAACTATCAAAG GAATGTGGCTTTGGCTATGGAGAGGATGCCTATTGTGTGCCCTGCAGAGCCAGTCGCTTCAAAGAGGACCAAAGCCTGCAGAAGTGTAAGCCCTGCCTCGACTGTACCCTACTCAACCGCTTCCAGAAAGTCAACTGTTCCAGCACCAGCAACGCTGTGTGTGGTGAATGTCTGCCCGG GTTTTACAGAAAAACCAAGTTAAGTGGTTTTCAAGACATGGAGTGCATCCCTTGTGGAGATCCACCACCGCCATATGAGCCGCACT GCAGTGGGCGTGTGAATCTGGTACCAATCCCCTCCACAGTGACCAGCCCGAGAGACATGGCTCTTGCTGCAGTGATCTGTAGCGCCCTGGCAACTGTCCTGCTTGCACTTTTCATCCTGTGTGTTATCTACTGCAAAAGGCAACTGCTGGAAAAGAAGCCTG AATCTCTCAGATCTCAGGATGGTCCCTTCACTGGTTCTGAGCTGTCCTGTCTGGATCAACGACCTGTCCTGGAGTTTCAGCGGCCCTGCTGCCATTGTCAGCACATCCCAGGGCAAACTTGTG CTCCTGTGCACCTAATTCCATCTCGGTTCTGTGACGACACATGTAGTCGGGGACATGGACACAAAACCAGCCCATTTCAGTCTCAGTTCAGTCTTAATGAAAG ACCTGTGGCTGAGTCCGCATGGAGTAGTAGTTGTGATTTGGGACATCCTGCTGAGCCTCTTCCTGTGGAGTTCTCAGAGGTGTTACCTCTCATGGAGAGTCCTGTGGAACAGAGACGCTTCGGATCGCAACCCTGCAACTCCTGCTCCGAGGAAGACGATGACAGAAAGTTGGACAAAGAAGAGCCTAACTTTGGTCTCCAGCAAGCTCACTGCAGAGACTCTGCAGAAACTTTACAGGATATGGGCAACATGTCAGATACCTTGCTACGGCCACACCAACACGTCTCTACAATAGAAG GATGA